Within Dermacentor albipictus isolate Rhodes 1998 colony chromosome 3, USDA_Dalb.pri_finalv2, whole genome shotgun sequence, the genomic segment GAGAGTCGAAAGCTGCCAGTTGTTGACGAAAGAATCTGACATATCCGGCATTACATCGTTTTTTGCGCCAGAAGTTTTGTGTTCGCCCTTGTCATACTTGAAGCTACGAAAAGCAGTGTCCAGGGAGGTCCAATTCGCGAGCACCGTTATGTTTTCGTCGAAGTGAACCCACTTCGAGAGGCGTCGGGAAAAAGCAAGCCGCGCCGACAGTGCAATTTCTTTCGCAACGGAAACCTTGTTTTCTTGGAGGGTGCCATCGATGTAACTTGCGAAGGATGCTTTCCGAAAGAACACTGCGGCTCTGCTGAGACAGAAAGCTCTGTGGTAGACTTGCGCCTTCTCGAAACTCTGGCCATAATAGTTGAGAATCGAGCCTTTGTTAGCGTAAAGCGCGGCGACCTGGACCGTACACCACGAGACGAAGAGGTGGAAGGAGTCCTCGCCAATGCGCGTCCAGAGTCCCAACAACGTGGCCAGAAAACCGGGATTTCCGGTCGTGATCCGCAGACCACCGCGCAGGCTGATGCTGACGTTTTGCAGGGCTTCTAGCCAGCGAGCTTCTGTCACGCCTGCGCTTGACAAGTTTGAAAACCAGTCAGCTGGCAGTCGTGGCTTGTCCCAGGTGTCGTAAAGAAGCGAAAGGTCGCCAAGTGCCGGTTCTGCGATGGTCTGCATCTGCTCGTACGTCACTGCGCTGGTGTTCTTCGGGCCTCTGAGCTCGAACAGGCTCCTGAGAAATTGAAAGTACGCGCGCTTCGAAGCCGGCGACAGTTCTCTCATGGACCTCGACAGCAAAAAGTGGAATGAACTTCCAGGATCGACGACAAGCTCGTCCACCGTTTCGCCTTGGTGCGTAGTGACATCGAAAGAGAGAATTGCGTCCCAGCCTAACTTGATGGAGCTGTAGACCAGCGCGTGTACAGCGTCCGCTCCGTGGGCGGGCTGCGGCCAGACGATGCCAGCGTCGCGTAGCGCCGCCTTCACAGCCGCCATCTCGTCCTTCTTTCCTTGTAGCACGTCGTCACAGCTGCGGTACAGAGCAGCGGCTCTCTGCTCGTCATTTTGTCCCGTGAGAGGAATGTCCGCGTCCTTCAACGTCGCGTCTAACCTGTCGAGGAAGCCGATGAACTGATCCTCCCAGACGTCAAGGTTCTGGCTTCGCTTCCAGCCGCCGCAGACGAACCGCGTGAAGTCACGACACGGGTCCACTGACATGTTGATGGACTGGAGAAGCCGGTGTGAGTAGGCGTCGCAGGCGCTCGTCAGGCACACATTCGGGGAGCCCGAATACTGGAACCACACGATCTTGAGCAAGATGAGTACCACGATCACAAGGACGATGCTCATGATTAGGCCCACGATCCTTTGGCTATTACTTACTGTCTGCACAGATAATTAAAGAAAAAGGGGGGAGTGAAAGATATAACACACTAAATACTAGGAAAATGCAGACTTTGAAATGATACCTAACGGTTGGAACACACATGCTTAAGCTAACGCATAACGAGCATTTCAAGTACCACTGAAACACTGCAGCCGCAGCGAGAAGGGCGGCTCGTCTTAcgtcctttttttcccttctgtaaCACTGGTTGCCTGCAACGTTTTTCTTCGTTATAAGGCTATTCAGTGCAAGAAATCAGAAGAAACGGAGGATCAATGTGTCGAGTTGAAAAAAGGCTGTGAAAACGGTACAAACATGGAGTTTGTATATGTTTCCATTGAGCCTCTTTACATTTAAATTCTGCTGCGTACATGCCATTCGGACCACCTCCATCGCGGCATCGTGAAGACAGCATTTACGTTTTATACAGACGTCATGGTATAGCGGAACATCCACCTCAGCAGTGTAGCCCGTAACTGCGTGCTCACAAATCAACACGTCGCTGGCTTAGGTATACGGCAACACCCCACCCCAACCCCCCGCCCCCAGCGACTCCTTGGAAACTACTTAGAGGTGTGACAGTACGTTGTGACAGCTCTTCATAACGTGACGTCCTATTTCCTTGTGTGCAAGCAACTTCGTGACTAAATGAGCTATATTTAACCCATTTCTTCCATTCACTTCCACATTCAATTAATTTCTGACCTCTCTACCACTTCAACAAGCAGGCAGGTTCTTTTCCCACGTCACTTAAATTGCAGGACTTGTAGTTGACTGTCCCAACTACCGCGATAGATAGTGACTATGGTGATGTACTGCTGAGTACAAAGCAGAGTTCAACGCAAggataaatataaataaaaataaaactacGTCAGATTCACCACACTTGTAAAAACTTGCGGTAAGTGAAGGTTTGTTGAATTCTCCAGGTGATCGAAAATATCTATAGAAACCTTCACTTCGGGGTCTATAAAATCCCGTGTTTTGATTTGGGTCGTAAAATTTACTGAAACAATCAATCTGGACACTTGGAACATCCTTCCCACGTTTAGCCAACAATGTATAAGCAGCAGCACTCTCGTATGGATCACGAGGTCCCACTGCCATAGTTTGATGTCGCCCTTCGCTATGCATACAACGATCGAATACTTCGCCACCAAATGCGTATTCAAACGAGCTCTGTAATCTTTCCTTCTGAGTTGAAGCAGACAGCACAATAACGGGAGCATTGAAGTAAAGATTATTGCACCCATATGACGCTTTACTCTGCTCGCAAACTTGTCCCTCAATACGCAGTGTGCTGCACTAACTCCGGCTTCCATTTTAGTTGAGAACTGGAACCTGTTAATGGTAAGGGAAGGCAGGGGAAAATACCGACAGAAATAGAACGAGAAGGGCAACACGAACGTTATTTTTTATACTTGTCATCAACGACATTTCCCCAAGAACTAGTGAAGTTGTTACACGATGAAGAATTAGAAAGAACTTTCCTCTTACTCGCAGCTCATCTTCCACATTAACTAGGTGGTTAGCTGTAGTGCACCATTCGGTGTACATACGATTCTGTTGGCGAACGTCTCCCTTAGTTTAGTAGCAAATAGTCAAGAACGCCTCGTACAGTCTAGATAACCAGAGCAGTCTGGCACtgttggggcgctataacgtaaggtTACCTAATTTTGACTGaattccaatctgctgacgtgTAATTTAGGTTACTTCAGTTTGGTTTCAAAgctaataacattgcctaccgTGACAGCATTTCTTTTATCTAATTTGTGAATGAGAGGTGAGGAACggccagaaaaagaaatggtttcAGTAGCGCCGAGCTTGGTCCGTAGAGGGATGTCGGTGTCTCCGAATGGTCTGCTTCCCCTAGCTTAAAGCCTCTCCCTCCACGCGTCACCGCCGCTTTACCCtagcttagcttgcggtggctcgtcgacgaTTGTGGTTTTGTGCAACGAGGCATTAAAAACACCCCACGGACGGAGACTCAATGAACAAGATTTTGGCATAGCGACGTCGGTTACGTGGCTAATAGGATCGGTAACGTTATACTGTCATGCACAATTTTTAAATTGGACAAAGGTATTGTCGTTTTCAGCGTCACGTACACAGCGCTGGAGCGATCAGTGCACAGCCACCTTCCATTTCGTTAAGAACGGGACTGTTGaaggctattaaaaaaaaaaaattcaggattGTTTAGGGCATCTTTAGTGAGTACTCCTTACTTTTACGTGGTGAGTTTCCTTGGTTTGTTTGACGTCGTGTTACAGATAGGTGGACAAGGCGTGGGCCGAATACGTTTTTTACCAATTCAGGAAGGTTAATGGAGACAAAGGCgtagaatcagaaataaataaaagggcCTAATCACACATGATCAGTGTGTACATGCCATCTTGAGATGTGGAGTTTTCGCGGATATCATGGCGTCTTGTGACAGACAGGCGATGTGGCGTCGCTAcaaaaatgtttgaccaatcacggagggctaaCGAAGGAAATGGAATGAGAACATATTGGAATACCTTACATTACAGCGCCCTTGTTGTATACACTGCGACAGAATAGCACAAATACGAGTCATGGACAATGTTTTGCCTCTATTGTCCCTGTATTTGTATTGCGCTATTATTGTGCCACTGTAGAGTCTAActtccatggtagagtgtataagcgcgactgg encodes:
- the LOC135902941 gene encoding neprilysin-like, coding for MATGREGTAPSTASTHGRTKRGPQSPAAATSPGERGSRPVAPQKSGDKGAVSPLAKLKGTAPLCRCASCSAITLKGDPASRTTEKGPHKSSTSPRPTTQGANSGLVRSPVGASQPASPEHATPSNAPSAKATPPCQVGEWLSIIPRNVPASESIGKAAAGVAATVQAREPPRWRGGDQGGGGAVTNTASAAASSRAGRSVLRDLGLAALRRSPRIFGFHDSPKQSPPLSKTGETSHGDACPTVSNSQRIVGLIMSIVLVIVVLILLKIVWFQYSGSPNVCLTSACDAYSHRLLQSINMSVDPCRDFTRFVCGGWKRSQNLDVWEDQFIGFLDRLDATLKDADIPLTGQNDEQRAAALYRSCDDVLQGKKDEMAAVKAALRDAGIVWPQPAHGADAVHALVYSSIKLGWDAILSFDVTTHQGETVDELVVDPGSSFHFLLSRSMRELSPASKRAYFQFLRSLFELRGPKNTSAVTYEQMQTIAEPALGDLSLLYDTWDKPRLPADWFSNLSSAGVTEARWLEALQNVSISLRGGLRITTGNPGFLATLLGLWTRIGEDSFHLFVSWCTVQVAALYANKGSILNYYGQSFEKAQVYHRAFCLSRAAVFFRKASFASYIDGTLQENKVSVAKEIALSARLAFSRRLSKWVHFDENITVLANWTSLDTAFRSFKYDKGEHKTSGAKNDVMPDMSDSFVNNWQLSTLANKPDETKHLEYAICQLMFYVVLWESRDFQLMPYSLSVPFFDPDLPASINYGAFGSEIVGAISSIFAESYREKGNVSMYLINCMKLGPSGSEKYTDGNVAHAVGFSALVDAYKRTNPSSSWAIEGLEHYTGLELLFMTACFSLCSGRIKAKRHECELLAQHVPEFDEAFRCPPRDQRNQSFQCQLL